From Osmerus mordax isolate fOsmMor3 chromosome 7, fOsmMor3.pri, whole genome shotgun sequence:
TTATTTATGTGCAGGTATTCGTTTGTCAAGAACAGTAAAATTGCGAGACTTATCACCATTGTTTAAAATGTTATGGACGATATATTTATAATACTTATTTCTACTATTTCATCCCGGTACTCTGTTTATCTTACTAACGGTATTTTATTATACTGCATTACAGTGTGATATATCACACATGACGTACCCAGACACTTGTAAATCGTGGGCTTTTTCCTTTTATGAAATGTATGTATTTAAACATAATATAGAAATATGTTTATGTCAGAAGAAATCAATTATTTAGACATTGTAATATGATTAGAATATTTAGTGCCTCAACTCAACTAAATAGCATGCAAACTTTTCTATTATGATAGCCTACACGTAAAGAAATGCTTCACGTGGTCTGTGGATTTTAGTAATGCACAATCTGGCGGTGCGATTCTCCCAGTGCGACTCAGACATTCTCAGACAGTTTTGTTAAAACATTTCCAGACAAAAGAGAAACAAAAATGGCAGCCTGAGTTATTTTTATAAGGCGGGACGCCATATTCTGCAGCCCCCCAAAATTGGGATCATCTGTTAGTCTTGACAAAGAGGCTGAACGTGACACTAAGGTGTGTTTATTATGTCAAAAGCATGAATGATTGTTTACGCCGAATTGCAGGTTTGAATAGCCCGGCCTCCCCACCTCTAAAAAAACACGGACACTTCCTACAACAACCATGCCCTGCAAAATAGCACGGACATAGGTAAGATGCATGCTGCACCTCAATGTTACTGATGAGATCATttcatttgaaaataaaatgcCACAGTGTAACCAATTTGTTTCAAATCCTCTGAGAGACGATGCTCGTTGCGGCCAAGATGCGTCTACTTTTGATCTATTTTTAAAATTCTGCAACTTTTATGACGAACCAAGGGTTAGAAATTCAATTTTCTGCACAATGCACGCTTTTGGTGACTGCCTATTACTACAGTATTGCACATATATGGAAACACCCAAAATAACTGAATCCATACCTGATGTTCCGATCGCAGATTTTAGTCTAGCGAGTAAAGCTAGCTTTATAATAAAAGCTTGATGTTCTTTCTGCCTGCCTCCAATCGGTTCAGCGCTTCCGGGTCGCTTTGTTCACTTCTGGGTGCTGCAGACAGTCGTATTGGGTAATTTTTGACATTATAACATGCGAAATCGCGTTTTGTGATAAAAGAAATGCGCCTGCTATAAGACAGCATTGGCTCTTAGTCATGGATAAGGTGACTGACATGCAATCATAATAGCCCCCACAACTTATAATGGCGTTATTAAGCCTCACAGTTGTTTATAAACACGCAAGATGCAATAGTAACATTAACTGGCCGATTCAACTAGGGTCTTATGGATTTCACAGCTGGCCAGATGTGGACTAATACAAGAAATATcgaaatatgtattttttttctttcatctaTGGTGTATTTCTTCTGGGTATTCTTTTATAATTCGGAAAACAAATAATCTGTCGCACTACTGTTGCTCTCACTTCCGTTTTTCAGTCACGAGAAATGTACCAGATAAcatgccagcagttcatcagaaGCACCTTGCTTACGTATAATCACTGTATCCATCATAGCCACCAATAGAAAGGCATTAAATGGGGTGTTTATGTCACTGTTTCCTGTTTAATATCACTTCTCCGAATTTCTGAACAAGCTCACTTTACTAATTTTCTTCCAAcacagcagagtgttttaatACAAACTCAGATTTATTTCAAAATTTAGATTTATGTCAGTTGCTTTGGCTTTATGATCTTTACAAGTATTTTGGCTTAAAACAAGTTTGTAAGAATGTTTTTTTCACTGGTGAGTATCTACATTTATTTTCACAATGtaatagtgtttttttttcttctgttgatCCAAATCTTTGAAGATGTATTATTTTATCGCTTAACCCTTTGGGTAACTAGGCATTCATAATGCTTCAATAAGAGTTACACTAGAGGTGTACAATATGCTTTGCAGTGAATTAATTTACATACAAGCTAGCATGCTGTGCTAGGTTTATCCATAAGGCCTTTTCCTTCATCTTTCCAGGTTGTCCTATTGATGTTGACTCACTCTGCTTTGAGCTGCACCGAGGAGCAGTGTCAAGCAGGTAAGGAACACAGAGTGATACTATCACCAGCCCTAATCATGTCTTCTCTCCACAATTATAACGGATAGTTGATAGGTAAACCCCCAAAAAATGAATTTTCTTTATTATTCTATACTAATTTAAGATTTAATCAGTCAACTTATAATgtatctatttttttttttgaggcTCATCTTTTTGTATCTGACAATATCATGATTTCACTGTTTTTCCACTGTAGGCTATTATGCCCAAAAATGCACCAATAGACAAACCCACAACTGCGTCGAATGTCCTGTGGGTTCATTCACTGAAGTAATCAACTCTGTAGTGGAGTGTAACCGATGTAGTGTATGTAAAGAAAGTAAGTGTAACATTTTACTATGACTAAAGGTTCTGTAAGGTCGGATTTCAAGGATAGATGCTGTAACTAGACTGCAGTAAGGTTGTTACGTCGCAGAGGGCCTGTTAGTTATGagcttccttgtgacatacgtTGGAGATATATTCTATCCAAAtcaatacaatatatatatatttatttttgcagATCAAGTGCAAACGCAGGCCTGTGTTTCCAACAATGATACAAAGTGTGTTTGCCAAGACGGATACTACCAGGAGAACCCTGAGTCTTTGTGTAAACTATGTGTTAAGTGAGTATGAAAAGTGTTGTTCATGTGAAGAGTGCTTTCACTAAGACTAGGTGAAGGCATGCCAGATTTGCAAGATTTACGAAACCTCACCAGATGGAAGCCTAATCTCTACAAATATGAAGTAACTCTCTTAGATACTACTCAAACCTCTATTTTTGCCATACTCTACATGGCATAGTCCCAAAGTTACAAGGCCGTTCTGAAGCTGTAGCAGCATATTTTAACAGTAAAACAGATTTTACTTAACAATTGAGTCATTTGAACCACATTATATAGAAGCATAATTCAAATGTGTGAACTGACCATTGTTGTATTGCATTGACTTTCTAAGCAGTTTCAAttgatgattaaaaaaaatccagGCATTTGAAATGCATTTGCCACAGGCAGTATGCCACATAAGACAAATAAGACACTTTCCTTTGTTGATGAAATACAAACAAACTTGAAACTAAAAGATGCAGATGGTAGCTAATGCCAAAACCATGTCAAACAGAACATGGAGCACAAATTCAGGTTAATAGGTTGATCACTTCCTTCCAGTGCCAGAAATGCTATGATGTCATCTTCCAACTTAGTGTTCTTGGCTTCTCTGATTGTTTATAGTTTCTGGTCGGCTTAGGGGATACTAACCTCCTCAGTTTTAAAATATACCGTACTTAAAATATACCGTATTTGTATTCGTATTCGTATTTTAtataccatttgtgtgtgtgtatgtagctgTGGTCAGTCACCTTGTGTAGTTAAATTTAAAACCTGTTCTACATTACTATTACATATCACATAATTTTTTTACCATTTGCATATCCAAAGTATTGTGTTACATGAATTGTAGAGGCACTGTATACCCATAATTTTGCTCCTTCAACTTCCCTCCgtttcctgtctgtgttgcAGTGACTGTAAGGATTCTAAAGACTGTGTGGCCAGATGCCTCActactaccaccaccaccaccttcacaaCCCAAAAAGAAAACTCAAGCTTTACCATATCACCAAACCCATACAAAAGCCAAATCTCTGAAGGTTTGTGTTGGTTCCTTCACCTTCATTTAATTGACATTATACATTtgaatcaatcattttttagTTTTTATTGGTAACGTTTCCCCACTTTTGTTTGAAAGAATCCCAGAACATCTTTGGTCTCTTTGAAAATGTATTGTATAAGAAGCACTCCATCCCAAAGGTCTTGTTACAGCCTCAGTGACTGTTTGTGGATCTCTTTAGTCTTTGGAGGACCccaaaaaacaacattaaaaaaacataaCTGTACTTGACAGAAAAACTTGAAGCTGGAATTTCAACCTTTCTTCATCCGCAGATCTCAGTGTCTCCAAGATGATTCCCCTGATCATTCTGTTGACTCTAGTTGTCACTGGCATCCTGATTTTTATTGGGATGTACCTCACTACTTCAAGAAAATCTTGTTTGAGAAGGGAGAAGGACTTGGAGTTATCTGCAAAGGGCCTCCAACACAACGGTATTCATGACATTCGTTGGCACCTTCGGTGTTTTAAACTGCAGCTTACAAAAACACGGATGAATGTTCACTTTTACTTGCTTGATTCTTGTTAGCCTGATGTTCTGTAATCAAAGTGATATCTGTACTACTGACAGCAGGAAACCCCGAGATAACATCCATGTCTGTCTTTCAAGCAGATCAGCCTTGTCCTGTAATAACTTCAACCGTGAGTGTTCACTTTCATGTTACTTTTGCTTCCTTTGGATAAGAATCTGTGTGGGTCAGTGGTGAAAGAAGATACTGAAAGAGTACATGCAAGGGGAAAAAACTATAGAAACTAAAGGTCATAGATTCCATACATACTTTCAAAATGTGAGTAGTGTTGTTTGTGTTAGTGAATCACACAAAGACATTTGCTTCAGTGTCATAGACTACAGtgcagttgttgttttttggacATTCTATACTGAGTCATATTGTGTTTTTCCCCCACTATGCCCTCCTTCCAGACTCAGTCCAGGACAGAACATCTAATCCATGTGACACCTTTGCTGCCTAATCCACAAGTAGGAAGTAAGTCCAACGAGTAGACATGTTTCTATGGTACAGGGACTGATTTGATTGCCTCAAAATCACTGTTCCTCAGCCAATCTCTCCTGAGATTACAGATTgttaaggcttatatatgcttcagcgtttttcgaaaaacggacacatgggaacgccctcttctccaaggaacgccctctacgagctctccgtcagctctcggagagccccggagagctcgacgtgcacctcctgaattttctaactatccgtcgtgagcgacggagagctacggagacccccttggctgtgattggtcagtattaagaatcgcttgcgtcaggggcggggttgccgggataaacaggacgaacagaatcctttgaccgccattgctgtaagttttcacaattcatatttcagctaaacagtacatgtaaatcagcatctgaattaaaatgtgacgagaaatgggcagtgtagttgctgaaaatgtgcgtattttattgatgaaacggctaatttgtaaatttgctctgacttctcgataacctatgtaaataaacactcgacgacgatttacaaaaaaacgttgcgccacctactcttctggcggtgaattgttttcagcacccacagcctacggagaaccataaacgcagagTATCcatgcgtatccgtgcgcccgcccatccgtaaacggagacgcagaagcatattgcggccttgaGATTGACATCAACCCGTAAGACCTAGTGCTGGAGACCAACGTATTTTGTTACTGTGCTCATGTAGCTTTTTAAAGTCTCTGTACTATAcattatatttatatacataatTAAATAAAGCATCTATATTTTCAGTAATACcccattatttacatttagttatttagcagacgctcttatccagagcgattacagtaagtacagggacattcccccgaagcaagtagggtgaagtgccttgcccaaggacacaacgtcattttgcacggcaaatcgaactggcaaccttcagattaatagcccgattccctaaccactcagccacctgactcccattacaTTTCCAACGTTCAAATCACACAACTTCCAAATCACagcagcatctctaaccctgcaCAAGTCTCAGTTTGTCAGGCAAATTATGAGATTAACCAACCAACAGCGGCCAGCGGAATGGTCACATGTTTATCATATGGCAAAGAATTTGAAAAAGTTAGGTTGCCTTGAAAACACAACTCAAAACCAAATGAGTTTGTTTGTGCTAATACTACTGGAAATAAGTCCCTGTGTTTTTCTGCCTCGTACAAACAGCCCTCGTTTGTGCTGTGGTGTGGTAAATGCTTTGATGTGGTGAGGTACTGAGAAACAGCGACACTCTTTCCGTTTTGCTCAGTCAGCGCACCACTTATCTTTGGTCAGTCACGTGTCAGGAACTGGGAAAGTGGAGGGTCCTTGCTGATGGGAATCACATAGAAGTTCTACTACGAAGGAAATTTGAAATCAGATAAGCCAAACTGTTTCTCCACTCCTTCATTTGAGAAATTGCCATATCCTTTTTGTAAACTTTGCCAAATTTCATACATCCATTCTAATGAATGTGAAATCTCACCAACAGAGACATAACAACCACACATCACCTGATAAGTTCATATCGGTGTCAGTGAGGAAAGTCTGTCTAATATGGAGGAAACCTAAATGTTAGGAGTTTTCTCGACatcatttttctttttaaaggTAGGCTGTGGCAGACACTAACAGTGTGGTGAGGCTCAACCTTTCTTTGTCATCGTGAGGTTGGGTGTGTGAAACTCATGATGTCACCCTCTGAAGCCTTTCCATCCTTATTCATCATTTACTGCAAACATCTCTCAGAGTAAAACAGAACCAACCTTGAAAGTACCagggagattttttttttttttttttttactttaagcCACAAGTCTGTTTTTTCAAAGCCTTTGGTGCACAGGCAGAAAGATGTGAGATACAAACCATGTGACATTTAGCTCCGCTTTTTCTTATCGCAATCGAGACAAAATCAAGAACAATACCTTTCAAGGGCATCGTCCCCAAGACTGGGGCATCAAGCTTCGATTTCTCACAGTTGCTAGTTAAacaacattctgtctctctgtcaccctcccagccggctgctctcctccactgaatcccttcctccctgtgtTCCCCAGTCCCCAGGCAAGAGTCCTCCACTGAATCCCTTCCTTCCTGTTTCCCCCAGTCCCCAGGCAAGAGTCCCAACCCGACCGCATCCCCCCCACCGTTCTCTACGCCATCATAAAGGAGGTGCCGTTGCGCCGCTGGAAGGAGTTCCTCCGCCTGCTGGCGGTGCCCGAGCGCCAGATGGAGCgggtggagctggaggccgGCATGGTCACCGGCTCCCTGGAGAGGCAGTACCTGATGCTGCGGCTGTGGAGCCAACGACCGGCCGCCACCCTGGACCACGTCTACTCGGCCCTGCAGTACATGGAGCTGGCCGGGTGCGTCCACCAGCTGCAGAGCAGCCTGGACCAGATGCAGTGGTGCACCGGGGCTGGCCGGCTAGTCACCCAGCctgtgacgtcaccgcagcctCACAGGATTATGGAAACGTGGGTGATGAACACCAAACTGTGATGGTGGCAGTTTGAGGGCGTCCATGTTTGGTACAGTGTCATAGGACCTCAGACACACTGCCGTTGGTAATAAACGGTTCTGTGTCTACATAATGCAGTCTGGGCTCTCATAGAAGTGACTCTCAATTATATCATACAGCATCACGGGACCATAGACTGTGATCAAGCAAGCATCCCTTTGTTTGTTTATGATTATAAAAGTTGATTAACCATACTTTAtagttatttacatttaacatttagtcatttagcagacgctcttatccagagtgacttacagtaagtacagggacattcccccaaggcaagtagggtgaagtgccttgcccaaggacacaatgtcagttggcatgaccgggaatcgaactagcaaccttcggattactagtccgcttactcaccgctcagccacctgacgccccctTCAAGTTATGAATCTATTAGCCATGAAATTACAGCTGCCTGCAAGCACTTGTAATCTAGATCTTCTAGAAGAAGCCTTGGTCTGTTTGAAGTTATTTATTAGTAACGTTGACTCATACCCTTTCGAACCTGCGGTAAAGACCTAATAACTCTTTGAGTCCTTGACGTACGGTCCCTATGACAAAAATGGATTAAATTGCAACATGGAACCTCCAGGGCTACATAGGATGAACTGTCATGTGCTATCCTAACAGTATCATGTAGCCAGATAGATATAAAGGTTTATCTTATCTTATAAGTTGTATTTAGCCTTCACACGGTCAAATGGAACATCACCACAGAAATCTCACTAGGCAAACTGACTATGACAGCCCTGCCATTTCTCAACTACTACAGCTACACTGATGTATGATAAAGGATCTTCCATTACTTTAATATTTAATCATTCAATCATctataacacacaaacacaaacacactgatgcATACTGCATTCCAGCAAACATGTCAATTCAGCCCACTTCCTGTTTTTCAGTTCTTTTCACACCTGACACATCAGTTAAATCCTTTATCactgagagaaaacacacatggCCTACTGCGTGTTGGGTAAGGAAGGATGCCAACACTAGTAATAaggttatatttatttatttctgaatTGTAAAATCCTATTTTGACTGTTTATGGTCACTGTCGGAAATGTTAATAATGACGGATGATGTTCATATTATCAGAAAACGTGAAATGTGTTGGTTGGGTCTATTCAATGTACAGGAGAACTATATATAGGTAGCTACCTATATATGGTGCTCGCCTCCCTGATTTTATAAAATGAAATTTATGAATGAAGTTTATTTAGTTAAATTATAAAGATGCTGTATCTATAAGTccaggagtgtttgtgtgtgtctctgtggcttGATTATCTCGAGAACCGGGCATTGTATGAAGTTGAAATGAATGGTTCAGGACTCAAGACGAGTAGTGGCACTGTGTTGTCCTTTGGATGAGTGGTTTGCGATAAATAAAAACGTATTCGCCGCCAAGTGGCACAGATTTCACTAGCGTTTCAAGGGGCACTGCGCTAATAGTTGAAAACACAGCAATAAAGAGAACTCGTAGAGCGACTCATCGCTTCTAGCtactgcaacaacaaaaaacggaaaCAGGCTCCAAATCGTGACTGAACATTTTATCTCTCATATATCACCATGAAATGAGGGCCAGATAGTGGGGGGACAGAAAACCGTGCAATATGGAGGCCCTCGAGCTAAGTGGCGTTAGTAGTCCAGCTACAGTAGGCTGAGCGATGATGAGAGTCATGGATTACATAAACGGGTATTTCTACGTCATCTAGCACAGTAGTGATGAAGGGATATCAACGGTATGTGTCAGTACCGCAAGATGGCAGTGGTAGTCAAAAATGTTGATCTAAAGTTGTTGGAGCATTAGTGCAATGTTCTTGTTGTGTTCAAAGACACATTTGTATCCTAACTTAAATTACAAGCCATAGCCTAGATACATTCAGATCCAAATGTCTTATCACACTTAAAACAAGAACGCCTGTGAAGCTGTCCTTAATTTTGATACTTATAGGCTATTGGCTACTTGTCTATCATGAACATACATTTAGGCTATATTTAACTTGGTAGTCTTGGTTGTTTTCAATTCCATGCAGCCCGTTTTAAACTTGAGCTGAATGGGAAGCGAGCGTTAAtagtttccatggtaaccagACACATGCCCACGGGAACAACAGACACTGGGTCGCGCAAAAGTAGGGAACAAAGATGTAAAGAAAGGAGATCAAGAAACGCTGGATGTAAGTGTCTGTCATTATAATCGTCCCGATATGAGTCGCAAAACGGAACATTCTTAAATGCAAGCTTAAGATGCCCTCAATTTCTGACTTTGTAGCAAGTTACGCAGTATTGAATTACAGCAATGGGGTCGTGGTTTTTAGGTCTTGTCTCTTGTCGTGGACAATACTTCTGTGAAGGCTGAGCCGAATGGTGAATCTGCAAGTGTTGAGATGCTGTGCGTCTGTTCAGTTTGCTTGGGATACTAGTCTACTGTTTACAATATTGTAGGCCTACGTagtttaaaaaatgttttcaaGTCTTCTGTGTTCGAAGCTCTGCAAAGAAGCTATTGGGAACGAGGTTTTTCTTAATTGTTTTTCCTCTGGGAAGATGTGACCCTATTTGGTGATTCGTGAGGTGGAAGATTGCCCTTGGTTTGTGCTTAACTTTGTTAAAAATGTCATGTTTCTCAGTAAGAAACACAGGTAAGAAATTCTTATTCCTGTTGTACAACATACTAGCCAACACTTTGTTAGGCTATAAATGGGCCAAAAGGTATGCATGGACGACAGAGTTAGGGATTGTAAATAGTGTTTTTAATGTTTGTTGATTAGTTTAAGAGATTCattacatttacgtttagtTATTTAACAGacaatcttatccagagcgacttacaggaagtacagggacattcccccgaggcaagtagggtgaagtgccttgcccaaggacacaatgtcatttttcacggccgggaatccaaccggaaaccttctgattaatagcccaactccctaaccgctcagccatccgaCCCTGTCATCTGAGACTCAGAAGACAATCAATTGAGAACTTTGAAATAGTTTTACCccatctctcagtctctgttaACAGTAATGTGGAGTCCACCGGATCAGTAGAACAGCTGTAGAGTGAGGAGCAACCTGACCATGACAGGCCTTCCAAAGCCTGGGACTGGAGTTGCAGACATGTGCAAAGAAGGAGACCAACACCTGGAGGCGGGAGAGTTAGGGAGGGCCACCGCCCTATACACCACTGCCTTCAGGACTCATGCTGGATCCACGGTCTCACACATGAGAAGCCTGGATAGGTTAAGGCTATCCGGGGTTATTTACACTTTGGAAGACTGGCTCGATGGGCGTGGGGATGCCCAGGCGTCCATGGAAGGCCTCAACAAAGGTTTAGCAGCTGTATTCCTGTCCACACTGAGCCCCAACAATTTATCAGCCTCGCTCTTCAAAATGGAGTCTGTCCTAAAAAGTGCCAGCCAGGGCTGCGAGGAGATTTTTGCACGCTGCTCCACTCTCCTGGAAGGAAAGCGAAACCCTCGACCCGAAGGTGCCACGCGTGTCGTTTTGGAGCTGACTCGAGCACTCGCGTGCCTGTTATCTCACCCTCACAATCCCAAAGGTCTGACTCTTTACCTCAAGGCTTTCAGAGAAAATAAATCGGAGACGGTGAGACAGGTTACAAGCCGACAGGCTCAACACCTGCCCAAAATACTGACAGCGTTCTCTGAGCAaatatcacacaaacacatgttgtTGACTCCAGAGGTGAAGACTGGAAATGGTATAAAGGAGGTTGTAGGTTTCGACCCAGCGGACACCTCAGACTTCCTGGAATTCTTGACGGAAGTTTTACCAGGGGACTCGAGAGTGCAGGAGCTGAGAGCGGCCCAGTTCTTCTCGACGGGCAGGTTTGAAGAGAGTGCAGATGTTTTTTCGGCCATCCTTAATGGTCCGCCACAGCCGAGTAGAGTCCAGTCAAGCACAGCAGCTGAGGGCAAGGCAGGCCAGGGTCTGCCGCCAGAGAGACGAGCCAGCCTCTTAACCAGCCGGGCAGCCGCCCTCTTCTCAGCAGGGGGGCGGGCCGCAGAGGTGTGCAGGGACCTGGGGGAGGCCTTCGAGGTGCACCCGGCCACAGCCAGGATGGTCTTTCAGAGACTGTTCGTGGACCAGGGCACGGGAGCAGCTGTCCGCGTCCAGCTCCGCCAGCAGGCAGAAAGAGGTCTGTCTGGCTACAGGGAGAACGTCATGGCCCGGCCCGACCTGCGATCCACAGACGGCGTGGAGTTGCTGGACCCGGTCGTAGCCCAGCTGCGGGCGCTGTGCCACCTGGAGTCCGACGGGGGCGCTAGAGAGCTGAGGGTGCGCCTGGCCGACTGCCTGCTGCTACGAGGCGAACACAAAGAGGCTCTCTCCATCTGTAGCCAGCTGGCCTCCGCTGGACCGAGCCAGCAGAGCTACCAGAACACGGTCCAGGTGCTGAGAGGTTACGCCCGTCTTCTCTCCGACGACCACCGGGGGGCGCTGGAAGACTTCCAGGCTGTGATCGAGCACAACGCGCCCCATCCGTCCAGCTGCGTGCGGGCTCTGTGCGGCCGGGGTCTCCTGAGGATGACAGGCGGGCTGCACTTCCTCACAGCGCTGGATTACGCGACGGCGAGCCGCCTGCAGCCCCAGGACACGGCGTTGACGGTGCGTTGTCTGGTCCCCTGGAACCGTCGAGGGCTGCTGTGCACGGTGcttctggagcaggggagggccaTGCTGGAGGGGCACGGAGACCCCAGCGCCACTGCCACTGAGCCCCAGGACGAGCagcagagggaacacacacccacccctcagAGGAAGGACAGCCACAGGGAGGGGTAAGGTCATGTAGTCAGTTGTGGGTAGGTCTTCAACCCTGAttctcagggcccactgtcgtgtttagatgtttccctactCCAGCACAACTAACGACACATTAACgactcattcatttgaatcaggtgtgttggagctggGAAACCTCTAAAACATGCAGACAaagggccctgaggaccagcttTGAATACCTTTGTATTAGAAGACACTTTTTCCAAAGCGGGGAACAATTGTAGGACACTTCTGACATTACAGGAAATTTGTAATCTCCCAAAACTGTTCGGTCAGAAAATCATGCCCAACCAATTTCAGTCAGTTCTTCCCTTCTGCTTATCTTCTGCTTATCACTCTGCCCCCTGTGTGtcccaccatcacacacacacacaccatcacacacacacacacacaatcacacacacacacacacaccatcacacacacacacacacaccatcacacacatacacacaccatcacacacacacacacacaccatcacacacacacacacacaccatcacacacacacaatcacacatacacacacacaccatcacacacacaatcacacacacacacacacacacaaatgagaaGTTATGAatgcctcctgtgtgtgtgtgtcaggaggactCCCGTAGGAGTTCACTCTCTGGCCCAGCTGCTGATGGAACTTCAGCCTGGCTCCTCCGGGCCTCAGATCCTGGCTGCAGACGCCCTGTACCGGCTGGGCCGGGCGGAGGAGGCCCACCGCCTCCTGCTGGCCCTCGGACCCTCCTCCCCGCGGGCCTCTGTCCTGGCCCGCCTGGCCCTGCTCCAACTGCACCGCGGCTTCCTCTACGACGCCAACCAGGTCTGGGAGCCAGACACCGCTGTGCGATGATATAGATGTCGTTGGTGCTTTGATAGGCGTATGCAGTCTTTCCCCTACCagtatattaggggggcgcccctaatataatggtagagatctatatatatatacagatctGGCGCTTATATATATAgcaccag
This genomic window contains:
- the si:ch211-112c15.8 gene encoding tumor necrosis factor receptor superfamily member 1A isoform X1, which translates into the protein MLTHSALSCTEEQCQAGYYAQKCTNRQTHNCVECPVGSFTEVINSVVECNRCSVCKENQVQTQACVSNNDTKCVCQDGYYQENPESLCKLCVNDCKDSKDCVARCLTTTTTTTFTTQKENSSFTISPNPYKSQISEDLSVSKMIPLIILLTLVVTGILIFIGMYLTTSRKSCLRREKDLELSAKGLQHNAGNPEITSMSVFQADQPCPVITSTTQSRTEHLIHVTPLLPNPQVGIPRQESQPDRIPPTVLYAIIKEVPLRRWKEFLRLLAVPERQMERVELEAGMVTGSLERQYLMLRLWSQRPAATLDHVYSALQYMELAGCVHQLQSSLDQMQWCTGAGRLVTQPVTSPQPHRIMETWVMNTKL
- the si:ch211-112c15.8 gene encoding tumor necrosis factor receptor superfamily member 1A isoform X2, with the protein product MLTHSALSCTEEQCQAGYYAQKCTNRQTHNCVECPVGSFTEVINSVVECNRCSVCKENQVQTQACVSNNDTKCVCQDGYYQENPESLCKLCVNDCKDSKDCVARCLTTTTTTTFTTQKENSSFTISPNPYKSQISEDLSVSKMIPLIILLTLVVTGILIFIGMYLTTSRKSCLRREKDLELSAKGLQHNDQPCPVITSTTQSRTEHLIHVTPLLPNPQVGIPRQESQPDRIPPTVLYAIIKEVPLRRWKEFLRLLAVPERQMERVELEAGMVTGSLERQYLMLRLWSQRPAATLDHVYSALQYMELAGCVHQLQSSLDQMQWCTGAGRLVTQPVTSPQPHRIMETWVMNTKL